The Streptomyces venezuelae genomic interval TCCGGCCAGCCGCCGTGCCAGGTCAGGACGGCCGTCGCGGAGGTCGGGAACTTGGTCCGTACGCGGCCCAGGGCGTCCCCCACGCCGTCGGCCGCGAGCAGCAGGACGAGGTCTTCGAGGCCGGGGTTGTGTCCGACGAGCAGCAGGGTTCCGGTCCCGTCGGGCACGCCGTGGAGGACGTCGAGGAGATCCTCGGCGTCCGCCCCGTACAGGCGGGGGTCGTGGCGGACCGGTGGAGGACTCTCCAGCTCGGCCGCGGCCAGGTCCCATGTGTGGCGGGCGCGCCGCGCCGGGGAGCACAGGACGAGGTCGGGCAGCACTCCGGTCTCCGCCAGGAAGCGACCGGCCGCCGGGGCGTCGCGCAGACCGCGTGGGCCGAGGGGGCGGTCCCGGTCGGGGACGTCTTCCGGCCAGGCGCTCTTGGCGTGCCGCAGGACGACGAGCCGGCGCGGTCGGCCGTCGGCGGACGGGGTGCGCTCAGGCGTTTCGGTGGAGGGTGTCACCCGGCCGAGCGTAGGGGGCGGCCCGTCGAACGGCCATGGACGCGCGGGGCGCTACGGGTACGTGCGGACGTCGTCGTTGTAGTCGCGCGCCCGGTCCCGTACGAGATCGGGCAGTGTGCCCGCCGCGAGATCCGCGAGGGTCGTGCCCTCCAGGACCTGGCGCAGGCTCGTCCGCACGGCACGCCACACGTCCGGCATGGGCGCCGCCGCGCCCTGGTACTCCAGGCCGGTCAGCTTCAGGTCGCGCACGCTGACCATCGGTCCGTCCATCGCCCGGATCACGTCGGCGAGGGTGATCTCCTCGGGCGGCCGGGTGAGGGTGTAGCCGCCGTCGGGGCCGCGCACGCTCCGCGCCAGTCGCGCCTGCCGCAGGTCGCCGAGCACGACGAAGAGGAAGCGGACGGGGATGTCCTGGCGGCCGGCGATGTCCTCGGCCTTGAGGGGGCGGTCCGGGGAGCAGGCCAGCTCGGCCATGGCCCGGATGGCGTAGTCCGTTCGTGCAGAGATCCTCACGGACTCAATGTCTCACGACTGGCTCCTTCCTGACCTGGGCGGTTCGTTACGTGCTCGTCGACGGACCCGTCGACCGATCCGCCAACGGGCTTGGCGGCGCGGGCTTGTTGTCCGGAAGCGGCG includes:
- a CDS encoding SixA phosphatase family protein, producing MTPSTETPERTPSADGRPRRLVVLRHAKSAWPEDVPDRDRPLGPRGLRDAPAAGRFLAETGVLPDLVLCSPARRARHTWDLAAAELESPPPVRHDPRLYGADAEDLLDVLHGVPDGTGTLLLVGHNPGLEDLVLLLAADGVGDALGRVRTKFPTSATAVLTWHGGWPDLHPGGALLTELAIPRGRKTP
- a CDS encoding RrF2 family transcriptional regulator, yielding MRISARTDYAIRAMAELACSPDRPLKAEDIAGRQDIPVRFLFVVLGDLRQARLARSVRGPDGGYTLTRPPEEITLADVIRAMDGPMVSVRDLKLTGLEYQGAAAPMPDVWRAVRTSLRQVLEGTTLADLAAGTLPDLVRDRARDYNDDVRTYP